The following proteins come from a genomic window of Halorussus halophilus:
- the kynU gene encoding kynureninase → MDDFEVGREFAVQRDETDPLAPLADRFYDPDDEWYMDGNSLGLLSEDAEEALDQAVEEWREQAIRGWTDADPPWFYYGEQLGDRLAPLVGAKPEEVVVANSTTVNIHTLVGTFYDQTEGAKIVVDELDFPTDHYAIRSQLRQRGVDPDEALTVVESKDGRTIEEEDVIDALDDDTAMVFLPSVLYRSGQLLDVERITKAAHEKDVLAGFDLAHSVGVVPHDLSEVGVDFAVWCSYKYLNAGPGAIAGLYVNERHFGETPALAGWWGHEKDTQFEMRTTYTPAQSAGAFQIGTIPILSAAPLAGALEIFEETSIEAIREKSVSLTEYLVFLVDERLDDCEVGTPRDSDRRGGHVAIEHPEAYRVGEALKERGVVVDFRPPNVVRLCPSPLYVGYEDVWEVAEELQEILETREYEAFDTRGDGVT, encoded by the coding sequence ACTCGCTCGGACTGCTCTCGGAGGACGCCGAGGAGGCCCTCGACCAAGCAGTCGAGGAGTGGCGCGAGCAGGCGATTCGTGGCTGGACGGACGCCGACCCGCCGTGGTTCTACTACGGCGAGCAGTTGGGCGACCGACTCGCGCCCCTCGTAGGGGCCAAACCGGAGGAAGTCGTCGTCGCCAACTCCACGACGGTCAACATCCACACGCTCGTCGGCACCTTCTACGACCAGACAGAGGGCGCCAAAATCGTCGTGGACGAACTCGACTTTCCGACGGACCACTACGCGATTCGCTCCCAGTTGCGCCAGCGCGGCGTGGACCCCGACGAGGCACTAACTGTCGTGGAGAGCAAGGACGGCCGAACCATCGAAGAGGAGGACGTAATCGACGCGCTGGACGACGACACGGCGATGGTGTTTCTGCCCTCGGTTCTCTATCGGAGCGGCCAGTTACTCGACGTGGAGCGAATCACCAAGGCGGCCCACGAGAAGGACGTGCTGGCTGGCTTCGACCTCGCCCACTCCGTCGGCGTCGTTCCCCACGACCTCTCCGAAGTCGGCGTCGATTTTGCGGTCTGGTGTAGCTACAAGTACCTCAACGCCGGTCCCGGTGCAATCGCGGGTCTCTACGTCAACGAACGCCACTTCGGCGAGACGCCAGCACTCGCTGGCTGGTGGGGCCACGAGAAGGACACGCAGTTCGAGATGCGGACGACCTACACGCCAGCGCAGAGCGCGGGAGCGTTCCAAATCGGGACGATTCCGATTCTCTCGGCGGCCCCGCTCGCTGGCGCGCTCGAAATCTTCGAGGAGACGAGTATCGAGGCGATTCGGGAAAAATCGGTCTCGCTTACGGAGTATCTCGTGTTTCTGGTTGACGAGCGATTGGACGACTGCGAAGTCGGCACGCCCCGAGACTCCGACCGACGAGGCGGCCACGTCGCCATCGAACATCCCGAAGCCTATCGCGTCGGCGAGGCACTGAAAGAGCGCGGCGTCGTCGTCGATTTCCGCCCCCCGAACGTGGTTCGACTATGCCCATCGCCGCTGTACGTCGGCTACGAGGACGTGTGGGAGGTCGCCGAGGAGTTGCAGGAGATTTTGGAGACCCGGGAGTACGAGGCGTTCGACACTCGTGGTGATGGGGTGACGTGA
- a CDS encoding magnesium transporter yields the protein MQTEWTIRAITRAMLPVLLALTVVEILSGLVLGSFEATLLKYPALLTLVPVIIGTAGNLGSVLAARLSTAFHLGTLSFDPRDDELAGNAVATVALALTVFPVVGAGAWAVTLVLGGVQLPLGTVVVVALASGAALAVVAIGVTLVATYAAYRFELDPDDVVIPVVTNICDVLGVLVLFLVVQVMV from the coding sequence ATGCAGACGGAGTGGACGATTCGAGCCATCACGCGAGCGATGTTGCCAGTCCTGCTCGCGCTGACCGTCGTGGAGATTCTGTCCGGTCTCGTCTTGGGCAGTTTCGAGGCGACACTGCTCAAGTATCCGGCCCTGCTCACGCTCGTGCCGGTCATCATCGGCACCGCCGGGAATTTGGGGAGCGTGCTGGCCGCGCGCCTCTCGACGGCGTTCCACCTCGGCACGCTCTCGTTCGACCCGAGGGACGACGAGTTGGCTGGCAACGCCGTAGCGACGGTCGCGCTGGCACTGACTGTCTTTCCAGTCGTCGGCGCTGGCGCGTGGGCGGTGACACTCGTTCTCGGTGGTGTGCAGTTGCCGCTCGGCACTGTCGTGGTGGTCGCACTCGCGAGCGGTGCGGCGCTGGCAGTGGTAGCGATTGGTGTGACGCTCGTGGCGACCTACGCCGCATACCGGTTCGAGTTGGACCCCGACGACGTGGTGATACCGGTCGTGACGAACATCTGCGACGTGCTGGGTGTGCTGGTGCTATTCTTGGTGGTACAGGTGATGGTGTGA
- a CDS encoding magnesium transporter, with the protein MSVRDVARQAYREALPALATSVVGGLFAGAVLGGMRAELRAVPGLLVLVPALLATRGNVYGSLGARLSTGLHQGLVEPEWMPDDRVRAAVLAALGNGVLASCFAAVVAFLVLSILGEPVASLTTLLAIALVAGVLSGGALTVAVVSVVFAGFSRGHNPDTLVGPLVTTTGDVFGISFLLLAVRFVLRIGLGGG; encoded by the coding sequence ATGTCAGTCCGCGACGTCGCTCGGCAGGCCTACCGCGAAGCCCTCCCGGCGCTCGCCACGAGCGTCGTCGGGGGCCTGTTCGCGGGTGCGGTGCTGGGCGGCATGCGGGCGGAGTTGCGCGCAGTCCCCGGACTGCTTGTCCTCGTGCCCGCATTGCTCGCCACGCGCGGCAACGTCTACGGGTCGCTCGGCGCGCGACTCTCCACGGGTCTCCACCAGGGGCTGGTCGAACCCGAGTGGATGCCGGACGACCGAGTCCGCGCCGCGGTGCTGGCGGCACTCGGCAACGGTGTGCTGGCGAGTTGTTTCGCCGCCGTAGTCGCGTTTCTGGTCCTCTCGATTCTCGGTGAGCCTGTCGCGTCGCTTACGACGCTCCTCGCCATCGCACTCGTCGCTGGCGTGCTGTCCGGTGGTGCGCTGACCGTCGCCGTCGTGTCGGTCGTCTTCGCGGGATTCTCGCGCGGGCACAACCCAGACACGCTGGTCGGCCCGCTGGTGACGACGACCGGCGACGTGTTCGGTATCTCGTTTCTCCTGCTGGCGGTCAGATTCGTCCTTCGAATCGGCCTCGGAGGTGGGTAG